One Shewanella sp. MR-4 DNA window includes the following coding sequences:
- the mdoH gene encoding glucans biosynthesis glucosyltransferase MdoH, whose protein sequence is MTVSENSVLETEVLVGGSAMPNERPGAMEPQSLSQMPEGFPRRSTVANGVRSKVSRRFFVVGGALLLSAFAIYEMGAVFSIGGITPLEYLMLVLFAINFCWIALAFCSGIAGFFMLLKKPKPNELEQTELHTRTAILMPTYNESPDRVFSAVSVMAEALSQTGHGHAFDWFILSDTTDPEIALLEEQAFLVLRQETHKHSRVYYRRRRKNVARKAGNVADFCRRWGSRYDHLLVLDADSLMESSTITGLAQRMQADPDAGLIQTIPSLINGTTLMARLQQFAARIYGPVIGTGLGWWVQKEGNFWGHNAIIRTEAFMGAAGLPNLKGKPPFGGHILSHDFVEAALIRRAGWSVVIAYDLPGSYEECPPSIVDLAVRDRRWCQGNLQHSRILPTKGLHWVSRLHLMTGIMAYLSSPFWLLLILTGLMLALQAHFIRPEYFTDQFSLFPTWPIMDSDRALRLFYITMGVLFGPKIFGVLLLLKDGNFARSVGGRIKAILSVIFEVILSALIAPIMMFIHCGAVMSILMGRDSGWSPQRRDDGSMPWLTLIYRHRWHMLAGVMLGYAAILDSLTLLAWMSPALIGLWLAVPISAWTGSIKIGEFFKRIGILATPEERNPAPICIRAQEARAAYQAHIEQPWTLAQVLKDPALMELHLAMVDKQPLRAAGTPIEPVEAIVHVKVHEAQCQQSALALFNRQEMALVLANPLMLRSLQKLPEQFVPEDLVSFC, encoded by the coding sequence ATGACTGTATCCGAGAATTCGGTTCTTGAGACTGAAGTGCTCGTGGGTGGTAGCGCCATGCCTAATGAAAGGCCTGGCGCAATGGAACCCCAAAGCTTAAGCCAAATGCCTGAAGGATTTCCGCGTCGTAGCACCGTGGCCAATGGTGTGCGCTCGAAAGTATCCCGTCGATTTTTTGTCGTGGGCGGCGCGCTCTTGCTGTCGGCCTTTGCTATCTATGAAATGGGCGCTGTATTCAGCATCGGAGGGATCACCCCCCTCGAATACTTGATGCTAGTGCTGTTTGCGATTAACTTCTGCTGGATTGCATTGGCGTTTTGTAGCGGTATTGCAGGCTTCTTCATGTTGCTGAAAAAGCCTAAACCAAACGAGCTTGAGCAGACTGAGCTACATACCCGCACCGCGATTTTGATGCCAACCTATAACGAGTCGCCTGATCGGGTGTTCTCTGCGGTATCTGTGATGGCGGAAGCCTTGTCCCAAACGGGGCATGGTCATGCGTTCGATTGGTTCATCTTAAGTGATACCACAGATCCTGAAATCGCCCTGTTAGAAGAACAGGCGTTTTTAGTGCTGCGCCAAGAAACCCATAAACATTCTCGCGTGTATTACCGCCGCCGCCGTAAGAATGTGGCGCGTAAAGCGGGTAACGTGGCGGACTTCTGCCGCCGTTGGGGCTCTCGTTACGATCACTTATTGGTGCTCGACGCCGACAGTTTGATGGAGTCATCGACCATCACTGGCTTAGCACAACGTATGCAGGCCGATCCTGACGCCGGACTTATCCAAACCATTCCATCGCTGATCAATGGCACCACCTTAATGGCGCGTCTGCAGCAGTTTGCGGCGCGTATTTATGGTCCTGTGATTGGTACTGGGCTAGGTTGGTGGGTACAAAAAGAAGGTAACTTCTGGGGCCATAACGCCATTATTCGTACCGAAGCCTTTATGGGCGCAGCAGGTCTGCCCAACCTTAAGGGTAAACCACCATTTGGTGGCCATATCCTAAGCCATGACTTCGTCGAAGCGGCGCTGATCCGCCGTGCGGGCTGGAGTGTGGTGATTGCCTATGACTTACCTGGCTCTTATGAAGAATGTCCGCCATCTATTGTCGATTTAGCCGTGCGCGATCGCCGTTGGTGTCAAGGTAACTTACAGCATTCCCGTATCCTGCCAACCAAAGGTTTGCACTGGGTCAGCCGTTTGCACTTAATGACGGGCATTATGGCGTATCTGTCATCGCCATTCTGGTTGTTATTGATTTTGACCGGTTTGATGCTCGCGTTGCAGGCACACTTTATTCGTCCTGAGTATTTTACCGACCAATTCTCGCTGTTCCCGACATGGCCAATCATGGACTCGGATAGGGCATTAAGATTGTTCTATATCACCATGGGCGTGTTGTTTGGACCTAAGATTTTCGGCGTATTATTGCTGCTAAAAGATGGCAATTTTGCCCGCAGTGTCGGTGGTCGCATCAAGGCGATTTTAAGCGTGATATTTGAGGTGATCCTCTCTGCACTAATCGCACCTATCATGATGTTCATCCACTGCGGTGCGGTGATGTCGATTCTGATGGGACGTGACAGTGGTTGGTCTCCACAGCGTCGTGACGATGGCAGCATGCCTTGGTTAACCCTGATCTATCGCCACCGCTGGCATATGCTGGCGGGCGTGATGTTAGGTTATGCGGCGATTTTGGACTCCTTAACATTGCTTGCGTGGATGAGCCCCGCCTTGATTGGTCTGTGGTTAGCCGTGCCGATTTCGGCGTGGACGGGGTCAATCAAAATTGGTGAGTTCTTCAAGCGCATTGGCATTTTGGCCACGCCAGAGGAGCGTAATCCTGCGCCTATCTGTATTCGTGCTCAAGAGGCGCGTGCTGCTTATCAGGCACATATCGAGCAGCCTTGGACATTAGCGCAAGTGTTAAAAGATCCAGCGTTAATGGAACTGCACTTGGCTATGGTTGATAAGCAGCCACTGCGTGCGGCGGGTACACCCATTGAACCGGTTGAAGCCATTGTGCATGTTAAAGTGCATGAGGCGCAGTGCCAACAGAGTGCCTTGGCATTATTTAACCGTCAGGAAATGGCGCTGGTGCTGGCCAATCCGCTGATGCTGCGAAGCTTGCAAAAGCTGCCAGAGCAGTTTGTGCCTGAAGACTTGGTCTCTTTCTGCTAG
- a CDS encoding L,D-transpeptidase family protein, which produces MMPVSRLTLNPNTSNRSFSSLKRWPLGALLMGLSLAVIESYAAEPLVTAPLSVEPQTVELPAPPPSAEVADPDTAVELILGQTLLLSLADVSPVFSANYQQLSQWQHRVLDSEERTKLRQMQLQLDNYWRYLDTQAECITPCRSAALMPTDAYFRAVVLKLKQLMALAESSSWETLILEDKLSPGQESPLIALIVQRLFLLGFLADKPSPVSETAADPEALSPDVTTHPESKAYPAQGSADKNPMLYNDELVAAIKVFQTQHGLQADGVIGKQTLYWLNQSPYARAQLLAKNTLRQQIFTRTLPASYLVINVPAFELQFVEAGKVILNSKVIVGKASRPTPLLSSHISSVVVNPQWRVPRTIVRRDILPHIRQDGHYLQDRGFDVYDYDGARVEHSPQEWQELASSHFPYRLVQRPGAKNALGRYKFHFDNSFSVYLHGTSEPSLFKKTDRALSSGCIRVEKVEELARWFQTHLVKDTRLWDKLTPNTTQSQWFALSDTMPVYTVYWTAWLDDAGQIQYRNDIYHLEAEFTQAVPASIFYIL; this is translated from the coding sequence ATGATGCCTGTGAGTCGATTAACGCTAAATCCTAATACATCCAACCGCAGCTTTAGTTCACTTAAGCGCTGGCCACTCGGTGCATTGTTGATGGGACTTTCGCTTGCAGTCATAGAATCCTATGCCGCCGAGCCACTGGTAACAGCACCTCTAAGCGTTGAACCACAAACGGTTGAGCTGCCCGCTCCTCCGCCTTCCGCTGAAGTCGCTGACCCAGACACTGCAGTTGAGCTAATTCTAGGGCAAACCTTACTCTTGAGTCTTGCCGATGTTAGCCCTGTTTTTAGCGCCAATTATCAACAGTTGAGCCAGTGGCAGCATAGAGTACTGGATAGCGAAGAGCGGACGAAGCTTCGCCAAATGCAGCTGCAACTGGATAACTATTGGCGGTATCTCGATACCCAAGCTGAATGCATCACGCCGTGCAGATCGGCTGCATTGATGCCAACAGATGCGTATTTTCGCGCTGTGGTTCTCAAGCTGAAGCAATTGATGGCGTTAGCGGAATCCTCTTCGTGGGAGACGCTCATCCTCGAAGATAAATTAAGCCCGGGGCAAGAGAGTCCTCTCATCGCATTAATTGTGCAGCGTCTTTTTCTATTAGGCTTTCTGGCAGATAAGCCAAGTCCAGTTTCCGAGACAGCAGCTGATCCAGAAGCGCTTTCGCCAGACGTAACGACTCACCCTGAATCAAAGGCGTATCCAGCCCAAGGTTCTGCTGACAAGAATCCCATGCTTTATAACGATGAACTCGTTGCCGCAATTAAAGTCTTTCAAACTCAACATGGCTTACAAGCAGATGGGGTGATAGGTAAGCAGACCCTGTATTGGCTTAATCAATCTCCCTATGCTCGGGCGCAGTTACTGGCGAAAAACACCCTTAGGCAGCAGATTTTTACTCGCACCTTACCTGCAAGCTATCTGGTGATAAATGTCCCGGCATTTGAGTTGCAATTCGTCGAAGCGGGGAAGGTTATCCTCAATTCAAAAGTAATAGTGGGCAAAGCATCGCGGCCAACACCGCTGCTAAGTAGTCATATCTCCAGCGTGGTGGTCAATCCACAGTGGCGCGTGCCACGCACCATAGTGCGGCGCGATATCTTGCCCCATATACGCCAAGATGGTCATTACCTGCAGGACCGCGGGTTCGATGTTTACGACTATGACGGCGCGCGAGTCGAACATTCGCCACAGGAGTGGCAAGAGTTGGCGTCCAGCCATTTTCCCTATCGTTTAGTGCAACGCCCCGGGGCGAAAAACGCCTTAGGTCGGTATAAATTTCATTTCGACAACAGTTTTAGTGTGTATTTGCACGGAACTTCTGAGCCAAGTCTCTTTAAAAAGACCGATAGGGCCTTATCATCGGGTTGCATTCGGGTTGAAAAGGTCGAGGAGCTGGCCCGCTGGTTTCAGACTCACTTAGTTAAAGATACGCGCCTTTGGGACAAATTAACGCCTAATACCACTCAATCCCAATGGTTTGCGTTATCAGATACCATGCCTGTCTACACGGTTTATTGGACAGCATGGCTTGATGATGCTGGGCAAATTCAATATCGCAATGATATTTATCACTTAGAAGCTGAGTTTACCCAGGCGGTGCCTGCATCAATTTTTTACATTCTATAA
- a CDS encoding translocation/assembly module TamB domain-containing protein — protein MSKSPIHEPSAPAQQEKQTPEQSSLEQNPTCVQPKTLKLRLWQIFKLCTRIIVYVPLSLLVLTALLLGTEIGSRISLGLADKFVPDLALSYTSGSLNKDLTLAHASWSMDGIKVELKDLHLAWQPTCLLQKQLCVNALTASQIDVNIDTEALSSGATEVDVAPENDEPSELVLPFGIKLDSAELNNINIAVDKMRFSANHIQTAATWFAEGLTVEQLSSEGLAVLIPIDDSPTATESKVADTTTTAETTTTVAVTASAKTTTGKPIADKGSTAQTPANTQADKQTDSNAEKQASTEEWALAHLPQVFMPFPVDVKHLSLDNSRLQIGPREDLFSHIELQGQFAKYQLTLEKLMLAHSYGELSVVGQLALKQDYPLALEVQANMTQVAELPELTHQQLSLKLSQSVGQLGIHALAKGDVDFSLNGQLTLKDPTLPYKIKLEKARAQWPLKNAEYVVSDLSLDSQGSLNKQAATLNGNLTTPFHKVLAISSELQHQDAKLDIKQFNAKGELGAIDVTGELDYTKAITWKAKVLLDNLKLQEITLPETAQTPESTPTQDSTAPSTNTDKPAPTTANAPAPATTTAAATTNAKATTSASASATSSLPNSSISGQLQTTGRLLDKQWQVALTDTQLSGTMQGYPFDITADASINDKLYISAKGVNAKVLGSTLTLAGETNKTWNLVGKLQVPDFGLWLPQASGQLQADINVTGDEKHPQLELTAQLVDLVHQNIKLRESTLKAYYKPLDAHEFALSLKSKALQLGSQSLDTVTLGSKGDIQNQKLTLSATGDLGLELGVSSQYDMKKSQLQAQVNKINLATPVGRWEIDKDILVAWDQNKFKGNISPFCLVNPNSKVCLDNQVTIGKTGEAQLSYAGNLGKLLVPVLPSNMQWDGSSSLLANFAWAAGRKPTANVDFNFNPGSIKLKRAKNREVTINYQQLDFKANLDAKRLLSSISFESEDVASWQSEVTINVTPDRALSGYANIKQINLQPLGEFFPQLNTLEGLLTSRLNFAGTLDTPEVSGNVSLTQGALALTANPTLINKIDMSMELGGQQASLKGRWMMGNGLGRVTGDMRWPQGQFSGELAVKGDKLAVIQPPLALLDVSPDLTIAFSSQQLEVKGVVNVPSGNIKIVQLAEGGVALSEDVVFDDSIAAAQPKANPYAIVADLNINVGNDLKVDGMGLKGKLQGTLKLQQQAFRPPLLFGDIKVKQGSYKFMGQTLKIRTGEVQFVGPTSVPNLNIEAIREIKSEDLVAGVRVTGTPARPVVTLFSNPAKEQAEILSYIIKGSGFNSSNNEQNNSLMMGAALGLGSQVGGGGAINNIGSTAAGIIEEFGFSNVQLDTNDEGRVAISGFIGDNLMVKYGVGVFNPGYEMTVRYYLLSQLYLETVSGTLGQSLDIYYNFNIK, from the coding sequence ATGAGCAAGTCCCCTATTCATGAGCCTAGTGCACCTGCTCAACAAGAGAAGCAAACGCCTGAGCAATCCTCTTTGGAACAAAACCCAACGTGTGTGCAGCCTAAAACCCTTAAGCTGCGCCTATGGCAAATATTTAAACTCTGCACGCGGATTATTGTTTACGTCCCCTTGAGTCTTTTGGTGTTAACTGCATTACTGCTCGGGACTGAAATTGGCTCGCGGATAAGTTTGGGTTTAGCCGATAAGTTTGTGCCCGATCTGGCGCTCAGCTACACCTCGGGCTCCTTAAATAAAGATCTCACCTTAGCCCACGCCAGCTGGTCGATGGATGGGATTAAGGTCGAGCTCAAGGATTTGCATTTGGCGTGGCAACCCACTTGCCTGCTACAAAAACAGCTGTGCGTGAATGCCTTAACGGCGAGCCAAATCGATGTCAATATCGATACAGAGGCCTTAAGCTCAGGTGCCACTGAAGTCGATGTCGCCCCCGAAAATGATGAGCCAAGTGAACTGGTTCTGCCCTTTGGTATAAAGCTCGACAGCGCCGAACTGAATAACATCAATATCGCGGTCGATAAGATGCGCTTTTCGGCAAATCATATTCAGACCGCCGCCACTTGGTTCGCCGAAGGACTGACGGTCGAGCAGCTTAGCAGTGAAGGCTTGGCTGTGTTAATTCCTATCGACGATAGCCCAACGGCTACAGAGTCTAAGGTTGCGGACACGACGACTACGGCAGAAACCACGACCACCGTAGCGGTGACAGCAAGCGCTAAAACGACAACTGGTAAGCCCATTGCAGATAAGGGATCTACGGCGCAAACGCCAGCTAATACTCAAGCTGATAAACAAACGGATTCAAACGCGGAAAAGCAAGCATCCACTGAAGAATGGGCACTTGCCCATTTACCACAGGTTTTTATGCCTTTCCCGGTGGATGTAAAGCATCTCAGTTTAGACAACAGCCGTTTACAGATTGGCCCGCGTGAAGATCTGTTTAGCCATATTGAGCTCCAAGGTCAATTTGCCAAGTATCAACTGACCCTTGAGAAATTAATGCTCGCCCATAGTTATGGTGAGCTTTCAGTGGTGGGCCAACTCGCCCTCAAGCAAGATTATCCCCTCGCGCTCGAGGTTCAGGCCAATATGACTCAAGTTGCAGAACTGCCTGAACTGACCCATCAACAATTAAGCCTCAAGCTTAGCCAAAGCGTCGGACAGCTCGGGATCCATGCCCTTGCCAAAGGGGATGTCGATTTTAGTCTCAATGGACAATTGACCCTCAAAGATCCCACCCTGCCCTACAAAATCAAACTGGAGAAAGCCCGCGCACAATGGCCGCTAAAAAACGCCGAATACGTCGTCAGCGATCTTAGTCTCGATAGCCAAGGTTCGCTCAATAAACAAGCCGCAACGCTCAACGGAAATCTCACCACACCTTTCCATAAAGTGTTGGCGATTAGCAGTGAGCTACAACATCAAGATGCGAAACTGGATATCAAGCAGTTTAATGCCAAGGGCGAGTTAGGCGCGATTGATGTCACTGGTGAATTGGATTACACCAAGGCTATCACCTGGAAAGCCAAGGTCTTGCTCGATAACCTGAAATTACAGGAAATCACCCTGCCGGAAACTGCACAGACTCCAGAATCAACACCTACACAGGACTCTACAGCGCCGAGCACAAATACCGATAAGCCAGCGCCTACCACAGCAAATGCTCCAGCTCCTGCGACTACAACTGCTGCTGCAACTACAAATGCAAAAGCAACTACAAGTGCAAGTGCAAGTGCAACGAGCAGCTTGCCAAACAGCTCAATCTCAGGCCAATTGCAGACCACGGGGCGCCTGTTAGATAAACAGTGGCAAGTGGCCCTAACGGACACCCAATTATCGGGCACGATGCAGGGGTATCCATTTGATATTACTGCCGATGCCAGCATCAACGATAAACTGTATATCAGTGCAAAAGGGGTCAATGCCAAAGTACTCGGCTCTACCTTAACCCTAGCAGGCGAAACCAACAAAACTTGGAACCTTGTAGGCAAACTGCAAGTCCCCGATTTCGGTTTATGGCTGCCTCAAGCCAGTGGCCAATTACAGGCCGATATTAATGTCACTGGGGATGAAAAACATCCGCAACTGGAGTTAACCGCGCAACTGGTCGATCTGGTGCACCAAAATATTAAGCTTAGGGAGTCAACCCTCAAAGCCTATTACAAACCTTTGGATGCCCATGAGTTTGCCCTGTCACTTAAGTCCAAGGCGCTGCAACTCGGCTCACAGAGTTTAGATACAGTCACCTTGGGCAGTAAGGGCGATATTCAAAACCAAAAACTCACCCTAAGTGCCACTGGGGACTTGGGCTTAGAACTTGGCGTCAGTAGCCAATACGATATGAAAAAATCCCAGCTGCAGGCACAGGTGAATAAAATCAACTTGGCAACCCCTGTCGGACGCTGGGAAATAGATAAGGATATTCTAGTCGCCTGGGATCAAAACAAGTTCAAAGGCAATATCAGCCCTTTCTGTCTAGTGAATCCCAACAGTAAGGTTTGCCTCGATAATCAAGTAACCATTGGTAAAACTGGCGAGGCCCAGCTCAGTTATGCGGGCAATCTGGGTAAACTGTTAGTACCTGTGTTGCCGAGCAATATGCAATGGGATGGCAGTTCTTCACTGTTGGCAAACTTTGCTTGGGCGGCGGGGCGTAAACCCACGGCCAATGTCGACTTCAATTTTAATCCCGGTAGTATCAAGCTTAAACGAGCTAAAAACCGTGAAGTCACCATTAATTATCAACAGCTTGATTTTAAAGCTAACTTAGATGCTAAACGACTCCTCTCGTCGATTAGCTTTGAATCGGAAGATGTCGCCAGTTGGCAGAGTGAGGTCACTATTAATGTGACGCCTGATCGGGCCTTGTCCGGTTATGCCAATATCAAACAAATTAACCTGCAACCCTTAGGTGAGTTTTTCCCACAGCTCAACACACTCGAAGGCTTGCTGACCAGCAGACTAAACTTTGCCGGCACTTTGGATACACCAGAGGTGTCAGGCAATGTGTCCTTGACCCAAGGCGCACTTGCACTGACTGCAAACCCGACCCTCATCAATAAAATTGATATGTCGATGGAGCTTGGCGGACAACAGGCCTCCCTCAAAGGTCGTTGGATGATGGGCAATGGTTTAGGCCGAGTCACGGGCGATATGCGCTGGCCTCAGGGCCAATTTAGTGGTGAGCTTGCGGTGAAAGGCGACAAATTAGCCGTGATCCAACCGCCACTGGCGCTACTTGATGTCTCGCCCGATCTCACCATCGCCTTTAGCAGCCAACAGCTTGAAGTCAAAGGGGTTGTCAATGTGCCTTCGGGCAATATCAAAATTGTCCAGCTCGCCGAAGGCGGCGTTGCCCTGTCGGAAGATGTGGTATTCGATGATTCAATCGCGGCGGCTCAGCCCAAGGCTAACCCCTATGCAATCGTCGCGGATCTGAATATTAATGTCGGTAACGACTTAAAAGTCGATGGCATGGGCCTTAAAGGTAAACTGCAAGGGACCTTAAAACTGCAGCAACAGGCGTTCCGTCCGCCACTGTTGTTTGGTGATATCAAGGTCAAACAAGGCAGCTATAAGTTTATGGGACAAACCCTGAAAATCCGTACCGGTGAAGTGCAGTTTGTAGGACCAACTTCCGTCCCTAACTTAAATATCGAAGCTATTCGTGAAATTAAGAGTGAAGATCTGGTCGCGGGTGTCCGTGTCACAGGCACACCTGCCCGCCCCGTTGTCACCCTATTCTCAAACCCTGCCAAGGAGCAAGCAGAGATCCTGTCTTACATTATTAAAGGCAGCGGCTTTAACAGCAGCAATAACGAACAGAATAATTCCCTTATGATGGGCGCAGCACTAGGTTTGGGCTCACAGGTTGGTGGCGGTGGCGCCATCAATAATATTGGCAGCACAGCCGCTGGGATTATCGAAGAGTTCGGTTTCTCAAACGTACAACTGGATACTAACGATGAGGGCCGCGTGGCGATCAGTGGCTTTATCGGTGATAACCTGATGGTGAAATATGGCGTCGGGGTATTTAACCCAGGCTATGAGATGACAGTCAGATACTATCTGTTATCGCAACTCTATCTTGAAACGGTATCCGGCACCCTAGGCCAATCCCTCGATATCTACTACAACTTCAATATCAAGTAA
- the rplY gene encoding 50S ribosomal protein L25, whose translation MSYTIQAQTRTEIGKGSSRRLRHAGKVPAVIYGAGKEPVSIVFDHKDIINIQTNEDFYTSVVTIVLDGKEVGVRAQAMQRHAFKPMIEHVDFVYA comes from the coding sequence ATGTCTTACACTATCCAAGCACAAACCCGCACTGAAATAGGGAAAGGTTCGAGCCGCCGCCTACGTCATGCAGGTAAAGTTCCTGCTGTTATTTATGGCGCAGGCAAAGAGCCAGTTTCTATTGTTTTTGATCACAAAGACATCATCAACATTCAAACTAACGAAGACTTCTACACTTCTGTTGTCACTATCGTTTTAGATGGCAAAGAAGTAGGTGTTCGTGCACAAGCTATGCAACGTCACGCGTTCAAGCCAATGATCGAGCACGTTGACTTCGTTTACGCTTAA
- a CDS encoding glucan biosynthesis protein G, whose product MVSLLRCQSFKPSSSLICSLALSAAFALSSSAFAEETKPAENKPATPVVSPPKATAQPANKNQVRFTKTGTFDGDSVVKLARKLASKPYVVLKDPLPAGLAKLSYDEYRDIRFNPVSSIWRDQGLPFQMQMFHRGFYFQDLIEIAIVEANQATHLAYEPKYFTAGEVITQALPNDDIGYSGFRIHNQLNTNGVYDELMVFQGASYFRALGKGNSYGLSARGLALKTADPEGEEFPIFRAFWVERPSYDSNLIVVHALLDSPSVAGAYRFSVRPGDNTQIDVEATLFPRVELSKVGLAPSTSMFLHSLNGRHDTDDFRPEVHDSDGLLMFNGRGEHLWRPLANPRQLQVSAFSDNSPQGFGLIQRERNYASYQDLEAHYERRPSLWIEPVGNWGQGAVVLTEIPTESEIHDNIVSFWKPRQPIPAGSEYHFAYRMSWGDEPVAKTNSVVVSRTASGRADIAKATPRRLFVVDYHLNGAMPDELPLAKVESSGGVIANVVIARNAANNGYRLAFELEPEDKELIELRAELKFSTPRQVETWLYRWTL is encoded by the coding sequence ATGGTTAGCTTGTTGCGTTGCCAATCGTTTAAACCTTCATCTTCACTCATTTGCTCACTGGCGCTTAGCGCAGCATTTGCGCTGTCGAGTTCGGCATTTGCTGAAGAGACAAAGCCTGCTGAAAACAAACCCGCCACACCTGTGGTGAGTCCACCTAAGGCGACGGCCCAGCCGGCGAACAAAAATCAAGTGAGATTTACTAAAACGGGCACCTTTGATGGCGACTCTGTAGTGAAGTTAGCCCGCAAGTTGGCTTCTAAACCCTATGTGGTGTTAAAGGATCCGCTGCCAGCTGGCCTCGCTAAGTTAAGTTACGATGAATACCGCGACATTCGCTTCAATCCTGTTTCGTCCATTTGGCGCGATCAAGGTTTACCGTTCCAAATGCAAATGTTTCACCGTGGTTTCTATTTCCAAGACTTAATCGAAATTGCCATCGTTGAAGCTAACCAAGCGACTCACTTAGCCTACGAGCCTAAGTATTTCACAGCGGGTGAGGTTATCACTCAAGCGTTGCCAAACGACGACATTGGCTATTCAGGTTTTCGCATTCATAACCAGTTAAACACCAATGGTGTTTACGACGAATTGATGGTGTTCCAAGGCGCGAGTTATTTCCGTGCCTTAGGTAAAGGTAACTCCTATGGTTTATCGGCCCGTGGTTTGGCCTTGAAAACCGCCGATCCTGAAGGTGAAGAGTTCCCGATTTTCCGCGCGTTTTGGGTTGAACGTCCATCCTACGACAGTAACCTGATCGTGGTTCACGCACTGCTGGATAGCCCAAGTGTGGCGGGCGCGTACCGATTCTCTGTGCGTCCTGGTGACAACACCCAAATTGACGTCGAAGCGACCTTATTCCCTCGCGTCGAACTCAGCAAAGTGGGTCTGGCGCCAAGCACTAGCATGTTCTTACATTCACTCAATGGCCGCCACGATACCGACGACTTTAGACCCGAAGTCCACGATTCAGATGGTTTGTTGATGTTTAACGGCCGCGGTGAGCACCTATGGCGCCCACTGGCTAACCCGCGTCAATTACAGGTGAGTGCGTTTTCTGACAACTCGCCACAGGGTTTTGGTTTAATTCAACGTGAACGCAATTATGCCTCTTATCAAGATCTCGAAGCCCACTACGAGCGTCGTCCAAGTCTGTGGATTGAACCTGTGGGTAACTGGGGACAAGGCGCGGTCGTTCTGACAGAAATTCCAACAGAATCAGAAATTCATGATAATATCGTGAGCTTCTGGAAGCCGCGTCAGCCGATCCCTGCGGGCAGTGAATATCACTTTGCTTACCGTATGAGCTGGGGCGATGAACCAGTAGCGAAAACCAATTCCGTCGTGGTGAGTCGTACTGCCAGTGGTCGTGCCGACATCGCAAAAGCGACCCCAAGACGTTTGTTTGTCGTGGATTATCATCTGAACGGCGCTATGCCCGATGAATTACCGCTCGCGAAGGTTGAGTCTTCCGGTGGGGTGATTGCAAATGTGGTTATCGCGCGTAATGCGGCTAACAATGGTTATCGCCTCGCGTTTGAGTTGGAGCCAGAAGATAAGGAACTTATCGAATTACGTGCCGAACTCAAGTTCTCAACACCGCGTCAGGTTGAAACCTGGCTCTATCGCTGGACGCTTTAA
- a CDS encoding DUF882 domain-containing protein: protein MTLLCPARRQLLLGLSGVALCSLIPSKAFASRSTKGVRDLSLYNRHTGEHNNGSYWIDGHYQSEVLNDFSHLLRDHRQNVAAPMDKRLFDLLYTLKSTLNTENEIHVISGYRSPKTNAMLAGKSSGVAKKSYHMQGMAMDIAIPGVNLKTLRDAALSLKLGGVGYYPKSGFVHVDCGPVRHW, encoded by the coding sequence GTGACGTTACTTTGTCCTGCCCGTAGGCAGTTGTTGTTAGGCCTCAGTGGTGTGGCATTGTGTTCTTTAATTCCTTCTAAAGCGTTTGCGAGTCGGTCGACTAAAGGGGTTCGCGATCTCAGCCTCTATAATCGCCACACGGGCGAGCATAACAATGGCAGTTATTGGATTGACGGCCATTACCAGAGCGAAGTGTTGAATGATTTTAGTCATTTACTGCGGGATCATCGCCAGAATGTGGCGGCGCCCATGGATAAACGCTTATTCGATCTGCTTTACACCCTCAAGAGCACCCTCAATACGGAGAATGAGATCCATGTGATTTCAGGCTATCGTTCGCCTAAGACCAACGCCATGTTGGCGGGTAAGAGCAGTGGGGTGGCAAAGAAAAGTTATCACATGCAAGGCATGGCAATGGATATCGCTATCCCAGGAGTGAATCTTAAGACTCTTAGAGATGCGGCGTTATCACTCAAATTGGGTGGTGTGGGTTATTACCCTAAGTCGGGCTTTGTACATGTTGACTGTGGTCCAGTACGCCACTGGTAG